The genomic stretch AGACCTAGCAATTCACTTTTAGAGGGTTCACCAGAGGCCGTTCTGAGAAAGAGCTCAAAAATCTGCTGCCCCATCTCCTGAACTGAAACCGCACCATCTAAGATCTCACCGCAATTAATATCCATGTCTTCGGTAAGCCGCTCATACATCGGTGTATTGGTGGCAAGTTTGATGCAAGGTGCTGGCTTTGATCCAAACATGGAGCCACGCCCTGTAGTAAATGCAATCAAGTTTGCACCGCCAGCAATTTGACCTGTTGCTGAAACTGGATCAAAACCAGGTGTATCCATAAACACAAAACCTTTGGCCGTTACTGGCTCTGCATACCGATACACTTCCATTAACGGTCCCGTTCCACCTTTCATGGATGAACCAAGTGATTTTTCAAAGATATTGGCTAGGCCGCCGATTTGATTCCCGGGACTGACTTGTCCATTGATCTGAACATCGCGACCGACAGAATATTCATCCTTCCACCAGCGAATACGTTGAATTAATTTCTCACCAATAGCCTTGCTTGCTGCTCGGCGGGTCAGTGTGTGTTCAACACCATAAATCTCCGGCGTTTCAGAGAGAATGCCGGTGCCACCATGACGCGACAAAATATCAATCGCAGCGCCCAAGGCTGGGTTAGCGGTAATCGAAGAGAAACCATCCGAGCCACCACATTGCAAACCAACGCAAAGGTGGCTTGCAGAGACAGTTTGCCTTTTCACTTTATTGGCTTCCGGGAGAAGTGCTTTTACAGCCTCAATTCCTGCTTCAATTGTTTTGCGTGTTCCACCAGTTTCTTGCATGATGAAAGTGTGCAAAGTGGAATTTTCTTGCAGGGCTTCTTGCTCCATCAACCCTTTGAGTTGATTACGTTCACAACCCAGGCCGATGATCAGAGCGGCAGCTAGGTTAGGATGCTGCGCATATCCAGCCATGGTTCGGCGAAGCAGTTGCATAGGCTCGCCACTCATTTCCATTCCACAACCAATACCATGACTAAATGCAACCACCCCGTCGATATTGGGAAAATCTTTTAAGTGTTCGGGGGTAAACCACGCTGCAATTTTGTTCACGACGGTTGCAGAGCAATTCACAGTAGATAGAATGCCAATGAAATTGCGTGTACCTACTTTGCCATTGGCGCGCACGTAACCTTGAAAAGTCGCACGTTCAGTTTCTGGTAAGAGGGTAGTGGGTTTGTATTCGCTAGCATAGGCATAGTCGCGATCGAATTCACGAAACTCCGTGTTATGACTATGAACCATCGTGCCAGGCTCAATATCGGTATTGGCGAATCCTACGGTCACGTTGTATTTCAGAATAGCTTCGCCCTTGAGAATTTTCTTTGCTGCAATTTTGTAACCTGCTGGCACTTGACTGCGGCTCGTGAAATTCTCACTTGGGACTGCTTCACCAATTGCCACATCTACCCGTGCAACCACAATGTTGTCATTGGGATGGAGTCGAATAATTGGCCCGGCTAATTTTTTTTCAGATGTTTCAATCATGTAATGCTTTCGGTAAATAAGTTTTTTATTGATTAGTCCATGTTCAATACATCAAAGGCTGCTTTCAACCTTTTTGAATACGAATTTGAGGTCTGCAAAACCTCTTCCGGTGTCCATTTTCTAAAGCCTTCGCCGGCTTTCATACCAGTCTTTCCATCATTCATTAATTGCACCACTTTTGGCGGTAGAGTGGTGATATTGGATAGGGATGGATAGATTTCTTTTGCTGCATTGGCCATGCCGTCCCAGCCAGAGATCTCTTTTTGAGTCATTGGACCAACTGCTGCATAACGAAAACCAAAGCTATAGCGTACAGCATCATCGATATCTTCGGGGCTTGCAATTCCTTCTTGCACTAAAGAGAGTGCCTCTCTCATCAACGCATGCTGAATACGATTAGCTAAAAATCCTGGAATATCTTTTTTCACTAGCACTGGTTTTTTATTGATAGCTTTATAAAGCTGGCATACCTGTTCCGCAAAGGCTAACTCTGTTTTTTCTCCTATCACAATTTCAACTAACGGAACTACTTCTGCTGGCATAAAGTAGTGAGCACCCATCATTCGGTTTGCGGTTTTCAGGTCGGCAGAGATTTTGGTAATTGGAAAGCCTGAGCTATTACTACCGATCGGTATGTGAGCTGGCACTTTGTCATCAAGGTAAGCAAAAATCTGTTTTTTTAATTCCAGATTTTCCGCAACCGTCTCAATTACCCAAGAGCAATCACCCCATAAATCCCACGCGTCCATGGTGGCGCTCACTTGAGCTGCTTCAATGGTGGCCTCATCAAGGGAAGCGTTCCCACCATGCAAGCCGATCTTAATTGCTAGTTGAGTAGCCTTTTTAAGACAGTCACCAGATTTCTCTTTGCTTCTTCCCAATATTGCAACAGGGATGTTATGAGAGATGAATCCCGCTGCAATTCCTGCTGCCATAGTTCCTGTGCCGATTATGGCTACATATTGACTCATATTTTTATCTTATGCGGTTAAGTTTGGGAATGCTACAAGTGTATTTATTTATATAACTACAGTAGATTATCATTAATTATGTTTTAATGAATCAGCATTCAATATAACTTATCCGTATAACTTTATAAGGTTTTTTGCTATGACGATGTATAACCCATTTCAGCCGGTAGAAAAAATTAAGGCAGAAGTTTTTATGTCGATGCCTGCTAAATTCAGAAAAAAATCCCGTACCGCCTGGTCAGACCCCAATCGTCAAAATGCTGAAGTAGAGTGTTTTTTAGAGGGGCCTTCCTTTGATCGTGAGGGTAACTTATGGTTTCTGGATATTCCTTTCGGTCGAGTTTTTAGAATTACACCCAAGGGCGACTGGGATTTAGTGACTCAGTTTGATGGTTGGCCGAATGGCTTGAAGTTCCATAAAGACGGCCGCGCGTTTATCTGTGACTACAAACTGGGCTTATTGGCTCTTGATCCCAAGACTGGCAAGGTCGAAACAATCTTAGGATCCATGTACAGTGAAAACTTCAAGGGTTTGAATGATTTGCACTTTGCTTCCAATGGAGATCTGTACTTTACTGATCAAGGTCAAACCGGCATCGCGGATCCAACGGGTAGAGTATTTAGATTGCGGGAAAATGGACAGTTGGATCGTTTAGCCATAAACGTACCAAGCCCCAATGGCATTACCTTGAATACGCAAGAAAAGCATGTATTCGTTGCGGC from Polynucleobacter sp. AP-Jannik-300A-C4 encodes the following:
- a CDS encoding UxaA family hydrolase yields the protein MIETSEKKLAGPIIRLHPNDNIVVARVDVAIGEAVPSENFTSRSQVPAGYKIAAKKILKGEAILKYNVTVGFANTDIEPGTMVHSHNTEFREFDRDYAYASEYKPTTLLPETERATFQGYVRANGKVGTRNFIGILSTVNCSATVVNKIAAWFTPEHLKDFPNIDGVVAFSHGIGCGMEMSGEPMQLLRRTMAGYAQHPNLAAALIIGLGCERNQLKGLMEQEALQENSTLHTFIMQETGGTRKTIEAGIEAVKALLPEANKVKRQTVSASHLCVGLQCGGSDGFSSITANPALGAAIDILSRHGGTGILSETPEIYGVEHTLTRRAASKAIGEKLIQRIRWWKDEYSVGRDVQINGQVSPGNQIGGLANIFEKSLGSSMKGGTGPLMEVYRYAEPVTAKGFVFMDTPGFDPVSATGQIAGGANLIAFTTGRGSMFGSKPAPCIKLATNTPMYERLTEDMDINCGEILDGAVSVQEMGQQIFELFLRTASGEPSKSELLGLGDYEFVPWQVGVMS
- a CDS encoding 3-hydroxyacyl-CoA dehydrogenase NAD-binding domain-containing protein; translation: MSQYVAIIGTGTMAAGIAAGFISHNIPVAILGRSKEKSGDCLKKATQLAIKIGLHGGNASLDEATIEAAQVSATMDAWDLWGDCSWVIETVAENLELKKQIFAYLDDKVPAHIPIGSNSSGFPITKISADLKTANRMMGAHYFMPAEVVPLVEIVIGEKTELAFAEQVCQLYKAINKKPVLVKKDIPGFLANRIQHALMREALSLVQEGIASPEDIDDAVRYSFGFRYAAVGPMTQKEISGWDGMANAAKEIYPSLSNITTLPPKVVQLMNDGKTGMKAGEGFRKWTPEEVLQTSNSYSKRLKAAFDVLNMD
- a CDS encoding SMP-30/gluconolactonase/LRE family protein, encoding MTMYNPFQPVEKIKAEVFMSMPAKFRKKSRTAWSDPNRQNAEVECFLEGPSFDREGNLWFLDIPFGRVFRITPKGDWDLVTQFDGWPNGLKFHKDGRAFICDYKLGLLALDPKTGKVETILGSMYSENFKGLNDLHFASNGDLYFTDQGQTGIADPTGRVFRLRENGQLDRLAINVPSPNGITLNTQEKHVFVAATRSQQIWRLPLMADGSVSKTGVAIQLTGGVAGPDGIEMDSENGLLVCHLGVGIWRFDSNMLPTHLIYSDNPHHHHLANMCFGGEDGRDLYITESLSGDILKARLPVAGKKMFGLS